Proteins encoded by one window of Chromobacterium violaceum ATCC 12472:
- a CDS encoding AraC family transcriptional regulator produces MALILAGQAFDADAFDAPVIGIAADMGVHDSGRHCHQRHQLLFAAAGCITIELADTLCLLPPSRAAWIPAGTAHRALMRGVVAYRSLYFAPELPFPAPPLQVLAVNPLLREVIERMAFWPWDEPAARQRSLLAVFGEELLAAKGENWRLPFPKDARLSSWLDGVRGGALPPRLNQLADRAGASERTISRIFIRDTGMSYQAWRQQWRLLRAMELLADGMGASETAQRLAFASDSAFIAFFRQHTGETPARYAQSRVSR; encoded by the coding sequence GTGGCTCTGATTCTGGCTGGACAGGCATTCGACGCCGACGCCTTCGATGCGCCGGTGATAGGCATCGCCGCCGACATGGGCGTGCACGATTCGGGCCGCCATTGCCATCAGCGGCATCAGCTGCTGTTCGCCGCCGCGGGCTGCATCACCATCGAGCTGGCGGACACGCTGTGCCTGCTGCCGCCCAGCCGCGCGGCCTGGATCCCGGCCGGCACCGCGCACCGCGCGCTGATGCGCGGCGTGGTCGCCTACCGCTCGCTGTATTTCGCGCCCGAGCTGCCGTTCCCGGCGCCGCCCTTGCAGGTGCTGGCGGTCAACCCCTTGCTGCGCGAAGTGATCGAGCGGATGGCTTTCTGGCCGTGGGATGAGCCGGCCGCGCGGCAGCGGAGCCTGCTGGCGGTATTCGGCGAGGAATTGCTGGCGGCTAAGGGAGAGAACTGGCGATTGCCGTTTCCGAAGGATGCCCGCCTGTCTTCATGGCTGGACGGGGTGCGGGGCGGCGCGCTGCCGCCGCGGCTGAATCAACTGGCGGACAGGGCGGGGGCGAGCGAACGCACCATCAGCCGCATCTTCATCCGCGACACCGGCATGAGCTACCAGGCTTGGCGACAGCAATGGCGCTTGCTGCGGGCGATGGAGCTGCTGGCGGACGGGATGGGCGCGAGCGAGACGGCGCAGCGGCTGGCCTTCGCCAGCGACAGCGCCTTCATCGCCTTTTTCCGCCAGCACACCGGCGAGACGCCGGCGCGCTACGCTCAGTCCAGGGTATCCAGGTAG
- a CDS encoding alkaline phosphatase, with protein MKTAMNTLLAAAALAALPALPAHAAGEAKNVIFFLGDGMGPATVTAARIYQYGEGGKLAMEKLDRTARIKTFSNDAQTTDSAPSMSAYMTGVKMNNEVISMSSDTRAIEPNSDGTGNCGSNNGAPAATLLELAKAKGKAIGAVTTTRVTHATPAATYAHVCHRDAESDIIAQAVPGGAGYNARLGNGLDVLMGGGSKFLLPKASGGKRGDGRNLLQEFAAKGYPVLQTGSDLAAFDAKSASRVVGIFGKDHLEYELDRVKNKVDQPSLAQMTAAAIDVLSKNGNGYVLMVEGGRIDHALHGTNAKRALTDAIAFDDAIKAALAKVDLNNTLVVVTADHDHTMTINGYSKRGNPIHDIARSYVDGQPAKDADGAVYTTLVFGNGPNRKPTRVSVDSAAATADDYQQETGIRLSSETHGGGDVMLMSGGAGSKGFKGVMDNTRVFGLVKSALGL; from the coding sequence ATGAAAACCGCGATGAACACCCTGCTGGCCGCCGCCGCGCTGGCCGCGCTGCCGGCCCTGCCCGCCCACGCCGCCGGCGAGGCCAAGAACGTGATCTTTTTTCTCGGCGATGGCATGGGGCCCGCCACCGTCACCGCTGCCCGCATCTACCAGTACGGCGAGGGCGGCAAGCTCGCTATGGAGAAACTTGATCGCACCGCGCGCATCAAGACCTTCTCCAACGACGCGCAGACCACCGACAGCGCGCCGTCGATGTCGGCCTATATGACCGGCGTGAAGATGAACAACGAGGTGATCTCGATGTCGTCCGACACCCGCGCCATCGAGCCCAACAGCGACGGCACCGGCAACTGCGGCAGCAATAACGGCGCGCCGGCCGCCACGCTGCTGGAGCTGGCCAAGGCCAAAGGCAAGGCCATCGGCGCGGTCACCACCACCCGCGTCACCCACGCCACGCCGGCGGCCACCTACGCCCACGTCTGCCACCGCGACGCCGAATCCGACATCATCGCCCAGGCGGTGCCCGGCGGCGCCGGCTACAACGCCAGGCTGGGCAACGGCCTCGACGTGCTGATGGGCGGCGGCAGCAAGTTCCTGCTGCCCAAAGCCAGCGGCGGCAAGCGCGGCGACGGCCGCAACCTGCTGCAGGAATTCGCCGCCAAGGGCTATCCGGTGCTGCAGACCGGCAGCGATCTGGCCGCCTTCGACGCCAAGTCGGCCAGCCGCGTGGTGGGCATCTTCGGCAAGGACCACCTGGAATACGAGCTGGACCGCGTCAAGAACAAGGTGGACCAGCCCAGCCTGGCGCAGATGACCGCGGCGGCGATAGACGTGCTGTCCAAGAACGGCAACGGCTACGTGCTGATGGTGGAAGGCGGCCGCATCGACCACGCGCTGCACGGCACCAACGCCAAGCGCGCGCTGACGGACGCCATCGCCTTCGACGACGCGATCAAGGCCGCGCTGGCCAAGGTGGACTTGAACAACACGCTGGTGGTCGTCACCGCCGACCACGACCACACCATGACCATCAACGGCTATTCCAAGCGCGGCAACCCCATCCACGACATCGCGCGCAGCTATGTGGACGGCCAGCCGGCCAAGGACGCCGACGGCGCCGTCTACACCACGCTGGTGTTCGGCAACGGCCCCAACCGCAAGCCGACCCGGGTGTCGGTGGACTCGGCCGCCGCCACCGCCGACGACTACCAGCAGGAAACCGGCATCCGCCTGTCCAGCGAGACCCACGGCGGCGGCGACGTGATGCTGATGTCCGGCGGCGCCGGCAGCAAGGGCTTCAAGGGCGTGATGGACAACACCAGGGTGTTCGGCCTGGTGAAGTCCGCGCTCGGCCTGTAA
- a CDS encoding alkaline phosphatase yields the protein MRTFTLGAGLLAALTLAACNSDGGGNANRPQDNAEARPPVVTTAKNVIFFLGDGMGIATTTAARIYAAGEDGALTMDTLPESGFVKTFSNDAQVTDSAPSMSAYMTGVKMNNEVISMSTDTVAKAPTADLTSGCGAGNGKPVSTLLELAKAGNRATGVVTTTRVTHATPAATYAHVCHRDAEADIAAQLVPGGALYNAALKDGVDVVFGGGRQFFLPKTAGGKRADGRDLVAELKAKGYGYAADKAAFSAIDPAKTQRAVGLFTSSHMSYDLDRDPNKEPSLAEMTTKAIDLLANRSGKQGMFLMVEGGRIDHALHETTAKKALQDTVAFDQAIKAAIDAMQQKDPGLKNTLIVVTADHDHTLVLNGYAKRTGKTAPGNPGVLGLAKDYVSGKNLTDADGMPYSIIGFGNGENRVAGNRNAAAALTDDAVSANDYHQEAAIRMPTGGETHGGTDVYIGAIGQGADSIHGFLENIEVFGLVKKAAGL from the coding sequence ATGCGCACTTTCACTCTAGGCGCCGGCCTGCTGGCCGCGCTGACGCTCGCCGCGTGCAACAGCGACGGCGGCGGCAACGCCAATCGTCCCCAGGACAATGCGGAAGCCCGCCCGCCGGTCGTCACCACCGCCAAGAACGTCATCTTCTTCCTCGGCGACGGCATGGGCATCGCCACCACCACCGCCGCGCGCATCTACGCCGCCGGCGAGGATGGCGCGCTGACAATGGACACGCTGCCCGAGTCCGGCTTCGTCAAAACCTTCTCCAACGACGCCCAGGTCACCGACAGCGCGCCGTCGATGTCGGCCTACATGACCGGCGTCAAGATGAACAATGAAGTCATCTCCATGTCCACCGACACCGTGGCCAAAGCGCCGACCGCCGACCTGACCTCCGGCTGCGGCGCCGGCAACGGCAAGCCGGTGTCCACGCTGCTGGAGCTGGCCAAGGCCGGCAACCGCGCCACCGGCGTGGTCACCACCACCCGCGTCACCCACGCCACCCCGGCCGCCACCTATGCCCACGTCTGCCACCGCGACGCCGAAGCCGACATCGCCGCCCAGCTGGTGCCGGGCGGCGCGCTGTACAACGCCGCGCTGAAGGACGGCGTGGACGTGGTGTTCGGCGGCGGCCGCCAGTTCTTCCTGCCCAAGACGGCAGGCGGCAAGCGCGCCGACGGCCGCGACCTGGTGGCGGAGCTGAAGGCCAAGGGCTATGGCTACGCCGCCGACAAGGCCGCGTTCAGCGCCATCGACCCGGCCAAGACCCAGCGCGCGGTCGGCCTGTTCACCTCCAGCCACATGAGCTACGACCTGGACCGCGACCCGAACAAGGAGCCCAGCCTGGCCGAGATGACCACCAAGGCCATCGACCTGCTGGCGAATCGCAGCGGCAAGCAAGGCATGTTCCTGATGGTGGAAGGCGGCCGCATCGACCACGCGCTGCACGAAACCACCGCCAAGAAGGCGCTGCAGGACACCGTGGCCTTCGACCAGGCGATCAAGGCCGCCATCGACGCGATGCAGCAGAAGGACCCCGGCCTGAAGAACACGCTGATCGTCGTCACCGCCGACCATGACCATACCCTGGTGCTCAACGGCTATGCCAAGCGCACCGGCAAGACCGCGCCGGGCAATCCCGGCGTGCTGGGCCTGGCCAAGGACTACGTCAGCGGCAAGAACCTGACCGACGCCGACGGCATGCCCTACTCCATCATCGGCTTCGGCAACGGCGAAAACCGCGTCGCCGGCAACCGCAACGCGGCGGCGGCGCTGACCGACGACGCCGTCTCGGCCAACGACTACCACCAGGAAGCGGCGATACGGATGCCGACCGGCGGCGAAACCCACGGCGGCACCGATGTCTACATCGGCGCCATCGGCCAGGGCGCCGACAGCATCCACGGCTTTCTGGAAAACATAGAAGTGTTCGGCCTGGTCAAGAAGGCCGCCGGCCTGTGA
- a CDS encoding HD-GYP domain-containing protein produces the protein MTVDSSKKQTKVSSSMLSIGKELPVDVYSKSGFLLLKRGHYVLTPEQKQKLVTLGFAEAKAEARAVEKPNINDSKKPSLFEDIAFLQQRVRSALHHALVTRNFEAKVMEIAQSLIQLAEKHPDALIASIFLVPFSEYSVAHSMHAAALLSILTRHIALPPSHRETLICAALTMNISQVELQNELFGQAARLDDGQRQAVLDHPIMSSAILREAGVEDQLWHTLVQTHHESWRGNGYPFGLAREQILPPAHLLHLADITCAKLLPRRYRSALLPATALGQIFQRKDKEFDQSFTTMLVRELGIYPPGSFVRLASEEICVVISAGAKPSEPLVAAIRRADGPPYGEPLLRDTSKPGLKVAAPCHAGEAKVRVSFLAHLWKC, from the coding sequence ATGACCGTTGATTCAAGCAAGAAACAGACTAAGGTCTCCTCATCGATGCTGTCCATCGGCAAGGAATTGCCGGTGGACGTCTATTCCAAGAGCGGCTTCCTGCTGCTCAAGCGCGGCCATTACGTGCTGACGCCCGAGCAGAAGCAGAAACTCGTCACCCTGGGCTTCGCCGAAGCCAAGGCCGAAGCCCGGGCGGTGGAAAAGCCCAATATCAACGACAGCAAGAAGCCGTCGCTGTTCGAGGACATCGCCTTTCTGCAGCAGCGGGTGCGCAGCGCGCTGCATCACGCGCTGGTCACCCGCAACTTCGAAGCCAAGGTGATGGAGATCGCCCAGTCGCTGATCCAGCTGGCGGAAAAACATCCGGACGCGCTGATCGCCTCCATCTTCCTGGTGCCGTTTTCCGAATACAGCGTCGCCCACTCGATGCACGCGGCGGCGTTGCTGTCCATTCTCACCCGCCACATCGCGCTGCCGCCCAGCCACCGCGAAACGCTGATCTGCGCGGCGCTGACGATGAACATCTCGCAGGTGGAGCTGCAGAACGAGCTGTTCGGCCAGGCAGCCCGCCTCGACGACGGCCAGCGCCAGGCGGTGCTCGATCACCCGATCATGAGCTCCGCCATCCTGCGCGAAGCCGGCGTGGAAGACCAGCTGTGGCACACGCTGGTGCAGACCCATCACGAATCCTGGCGCGGCAACGGCTATCCCTTCGGCCTGGCCAGGGAGCAGATCCTGCCGCCCGCCCACCTGCTGCATCTGGCCGACATCACCTGCGCCAAGCTGCTGCCGCGCCGCTACCGCTCGGCCTTGCTGCCCGCCACCGCGCTGGGCCAGATCTTCCAGCGCAAGGACAAGGAGTTCGACCAGTCCTTCACCACCATGCTGGTCAGGGAGCTGGGCATCTATCCGCCGGGCAGCTTCGTCCGCCTGGCCAGCGAGGAAATCTGCGTGGTGATCTCCGCCGGCGCCAAGCCCAGCGAGCCGCTGGTGGCCGCGATACGCCGCGCCGACGGCCCGCCCTACGGCGAGCCGCTGTTGCGCGACACCAGCAAGCCCGGCCTCAAGGTCGCCGCGCCCTGCCATGCCGGCGAGGCCAAGGTGCGGGTGTCCTTCCTCGCCCACCTGTGGAAGTGCTGA
- the hrpA gene encoding ATP-dependent RNA helicase HrpA, whose product MTTAPLLAELKAALTSCLIRDRHILRRKLADAAERQKRQQPVDKLLSDIASQVERSRGRADARRAHLPKPSFDDALPVNQKLDDIKSAIDKNQVVIICGETGSGKTTQIPKICLELGRGVFGLIGHTQPRRLAARSVATRIAQELGSQLGEHVGFKVRFTDKLSEKSVIKLMTDGIMLAETQTDRYLEAYDTIIIDEAHERSLNIDFLLGYLKQLLPRRPDLKVIITSATIDADRFARHFDGAPVIEVSGRTFPVEVRYRPLKQRDEDEREMEMEDAIVDAADELSRQGPGDMLVFLPGEREIRETAEKLRKSGIRGYEILPLFARLSNEDQQKIFKPSGGRRIVLATNVAETSLTVPGIKYVIDTGLARINRYSPRAKVEQLQVEKISQAAARQRAGRCGRVESGICVRLYAEDDFNARPAFTDPEIVRSNLAAVILRMAALRLGKVDAFPFLEAPSSRLIADGYQVLTELAAVDDKGELTAVGKELARIPVDPKVGRLMLAGRDYHCAREVLIIAAALSIQDPRERPFEARDAAEKAQARFNDEKSDFLSFLHLWDFFADALKHKKSNRQLVSACHDHFLSYLRMREWRELHAQLAEIASELGLITRDEAHADAEQPDAQMTQKKRQQVDAVAYENLHKALITGLIGNIGMKNQEGDDYQGARGVAFHVFPGSGLKKTKPKWLVAAELVETTRLYARCVAKIEPEWVEKLAPHLVKYHYFEPHWEKSRGEVVASERVTLYGLTLIPRRAVSYGRIAPEEARELFIRGALVNMEYVSNAPFFQRNQQLIREVEQLEHKARRQDVLVDEEALYAFYSERIPAGVVDAASFEAWRKEAEKSEPKLLHLTREELMRHAAQHVTENQFPEWLELEDGKLKLRYRFEPKHPLDGVTLDVPLAILNRLQPAPFEWLVPGMIRDKLQQLIKGLPKQIRRCCVPVPDFVTRFLLSNPDQQQPIAPQLARFILRETGGVKVDIDEFNTQELPEHMLFNFRVIDDGKQEIGMGRDLIALQKQFGQAAQLTFRDTSAEFERDDVKTWDFGELPESIQFARGRQQLTGYPALTLEEDRVAIRLFDTQQVAERHHRQGVVKLLQLQLKEQMKQLGKGLPGMTQIALQLRAVANADDLLADAIAAICDRAFIGEDALPRNEKAFNDQKNRARTRLPAVIQAVAQYLQQISAEYVPLSQKIQKHKLGHELKQQMDKLVYKGFLAATPWSQLPHLPRYMKAMSMRMDKQPANPQRDGQRGAEIRELWQRWEQRVAEQQEQGDAAPAVLDFRWMLEELRVSLFAQELKTPYPVSVKRLQKVWSELPR is encoded by the coding sequence ATGACCACCGCCCCGCTTCTGGCCGAACTCAAGGCCGCCCTGACCTCCTGCCTGATCCGCGACCGCCACATCCTGCGCCGCAAGCTCGCCGACGCCGCCGAGCGGCAAAAGAGGCAACAGCCCGTCGACAAGCTGCTTTCAGACATCGCCAGCCAGGTGGAGCGCTCGCGCGGCCGCGCCGACGCGCGCCGGGCGCATCTGCCGAAGCCCAGCTTCGACGACGCGCTGCCGGTCAACCAGAAACTGGACGACATCAAGAGCGCGATCGACAAGAACCAGGTGGTGATCATCTGCGGCGAGACCGGCTCCGGCAAAACCACGCAGATTCCCAAGATCTGCCTGGAGCTGGGCCGGGGCGTGTTCGGCCTGATCGGCCACACCCAGCCGCGCCGGCTGGCCGCGCGCTCGGTGGCGACGCGCATCGCGCAGGAGCTGGGATCGCAACTGGGCGAGCACGTCGGCTTCAAGGTGCGCTTCACAGATAAATTGTCGGAAAAGTCGGTGATCAAGCTGATGACGGACGGCATCATGCTGGCGGAGACGCAGACCGACCGTTATCTGGAAGCCTACGACACCATCATCATCGACGAGGCGCACGAGCGCAGCCTGAACATCGATTTCCTGCTGGGCTACCTGAAGCAGCTGCTGCCGCGCCGGCCGGACCTGAAAGTCATCATCACCTCCGCCACCATCGACGCCGACCGCTTCGCCCGCCACTTCGACGGCGCGCCGGTGATCGAAGTCTCCGGCCGCACCTTCCCGGTGGAAGTGCGCTACCGGCCGCTGAAGCAACGTGACGAAGACGAGCGCGAGATGGAGATGGAGGACGCCATCGTCGACGCGGCGGACGAGCTGTCGCGCCAGGGCCCCGGCGACATGCTGGTCTTCCTGCCCGGCGAGCGCGAGATCCGCGAAACGGCGGAAAAACTGCGCAAGTCCGGCATCCGCGGCTACGAAATCCTGCCCTTGTTCGCGCGCCTGTCCAACGAGGACCAGCAAAAGATCTTCAAGCCGTCCGGCGGCCGCCGCATCGTGCTGGCCACAAACGTGGCCGAAACCTCGCTGACCGTGCCCGGCATCAAGTACGTGATCGACACCGGCCTGGCCCGCATCAACCGCTACAGCCCGCGCGCCAAGGTGGAGCAGCTGCAAGTGGAAAAGATTTCGCAGGCGGCCGCCCGCCAGCGCGCCGGCCGTTGCGGCCGCGTGGAGTCCGGCATCTGCGTGCGCCTGTACGCCGAGGACGATTTCAACGCCCGCCCGGCCTTCACCGATCCGGAAATCGTCCGCTCCAACCTGGCGGCGGTGATCCTGCGCATGGCCGCGCTGCGCCTGGGCAAAGTGGATGCCTTCCCCTTCCTGGAAGCGCCGTCCAGCCGCCTGATCGCCGACGGCTACCAGGTGCTGACCGAGCTGGCCGCGGTGGACGACAAGGGTGAGTTGACCGCCGTCGGCAAGGAGCTGGCGCGCATTCCGGTGGACCCGAAAGTGGGCCGACTCATGCTGGCCGGCCGCGACTACCACTGCGCGCGCGAGGTGCTGATCATCGCCGCCGCCTTGAGCATCCAGGACCCGCGCGAGCGGCCGTTCGAAGCGCGCGACGCCGCGGAAAAAGCCCAGGCGCGCTTCAACGACGAGAAATCGGACTTCCTGTCCTTCCTGCACCTGTGGGACTTCTTCGCCGACGCGCTGAAACACAAGAAATCCAACCGCCAGCTCGTCAGCGCCTGCCACGACCACTTCCTGTCTTATTTGCGCATGCGCGAGTGGCGCGAACTGCACGCGCAGTTGGCGGAGATCGCCAGCGAGCTGGGCCTGATCACCCGCGACGAAGCCCATGCCGACGCCGAACAACCCGACGCGCAGATGACGCAGAAAAAGCGCCAGCAAGTGGATGCCGTCGCCTACGAAAACCTGCACAAGGCGCTGATCACCGGCCTGATCGGCAATATCGGCATGAAGAACCAGGAAGGGGACGACTACCAGGGCGCGCGCGGCGTCGCCTTCCACGTTTTCCCCGGCTCCGGCCTGAAAAAGACCAAGCCCAAGTGGCTGGTGGCGGCCGAGCTGGTGGAAACCACCCGCCTCTACGCCCGCTGCGTAGCCAAGATCGAGCCGGAATGGGTGGAAAAGCTGGCGCCGCACTTGGTGAAATACCACTACTTCGAGCCGCACTGGGAAAAGAGCCGCGGCGAAGTCGTCGCCAGCGAACGCGTGACGCTGTACGGCCTGACGTTGATCCCGCGCCGCGCGGTCAGCTACGGCCGCATCGCGCCGGAGGAGGCCCGCGAGCTGTTCATCCGCGGCGCGCTGGTCAATATGGAATACGTCAGCAACGCGCCCTTCTTCCAGCGCAACCAGCAGCTGATCCGCGAAGTGGAGCAGTTGGAACACAAGGCGCGCCGCCAGGACGTGCTGGTGGACGAGGAGGCGCTGTACGCCTTTTACAGCGAGCGCATCCCTGCCGGCGTCGTCGATGCCGCCAGCTTCGAAGCCTGGCGCAAGGAGGCGGAAAAATCCGAGCCCAAGCTCTTGCACCTGACCCGCGAAGAACTGATGCGCCACGCCGCCCAGCACGTGACGGAAAACCAGTTCCCGGAATGGCTGGAGCTGGAGGACGGCAAGCTGAAGCTGCGCTACCGCTTCGAGCCTAAACATCCTTTGGACGGCGTCACCCTGGACGTGCCGCTGGCCATCCTCAACCGCCTGCAGCCGGCACCGTTTGAATGGCTGGTGCCGGGCATGATCCGCGACAAGCTGCAGCAGCTGATCAAGGGCCTGCCCAAGCAGATCCGCCGCTGCTGCGTGCCGGTGCCGGACTTCGTCACCCGTTTCCTGCTGAGCAATCCGGACCAGCAGCAGCCCATCGCGCCGCAGCTGGCGCGCTTCATCCTGCGCGAGACCGGCGGCGTCAAGGTGGACATCGACGAATTCAATACGCAGGAATTGCCGGAACACATGCTGTTCAACTTCCGCGTCATCGACGACGGCAAGCAGGAAATCGGCATGGGCCGCGACCTGATCGCGCTGCAAAAGCAGTTCGGCCAGGCGGCGCAGCTGACCTTCCGCGACACCAGCGCCGAATTCGAGCGCGACGATGTCAAGACCTGGGACTTCGGCGAGCTGCCGGAGAGCATCCAATTCGCCCGCGGCCGCCAGCAGCTCACCGGCTACCCGGCGCTGACGCTGGAGGAAGACCGCGTCGCCATCCGCCTGTTCGACACCCAGCAGGTCGCCGAGCGCCACCATCGCCAGGGCGTGGTGAAGCTGCTGCAGCTGCAGCTGAAGGAGCAGATGAAGCAACTGGGCAAAGGCCTGCCCGGCATGACGCAGATCGCCCTGCAGCTGCGCGCGGTGGCCAACGCCGACGACCTGCTCGCCGACGCCATCGCCGCCATCTGCGACCGCGCCTTCATCGGCGAGGACGCGCTGCCGCGCAATGAAAAAGCGTTCAACGACCAGAAAAACCGCGCCCGCACCCGGCTGCCGGCGGTGATCCAGGCGGTGGCCCAGTACCTGCAGCAAATCTCGGCCGAGTACGTGCCGCTGTCGCAAAAAATCCAGAAGCATAAGCTGGGCCATGAGCTAAAACAGCAAATGGACAAGCTGGTCTACAAAGGCTTCCTGGCCGCCACGCCGTGGAGCCAGCTGCCCCACCTGCCGCGCTATATGAAGGCGATGAGCATGCGGATGGACAAGCAGCCGGCCAATCCCCAGCGCGACGGCCAGCGCGGCGCGGAAATCCGCGAACTGTGGCAGCGCTGGGAACAGCGCGTGGCGGAACAGCAGGAACAGGGGGACGCGGCGCCGGCGGTGCTGGATTTCCGCTGGATGCTGGAAGAGTTGAGAGTCAGCCTCTTCGCGCAGGAACTGAAAACGCCGTACCCGGTTTCGGTGAAGCGCTTGCAGAAGGTCTGGAGCGAGCTGCCGCGATAG
- a CDS encoding PLP-dependent aminotransferase family protein: protein MIPSAFQFPLLREHAPPLHRQLYLRIREAILAGQLPPGARLPATRVLAADLGVSRGTVDQAYGQLLAEGFLLSRAAAGTVIHPELASRLGSPPVRHDSAPGPRQIRTGAPEADLPPPFQLGLPALDAFPRKLWARLAGRRARALPLSGLNYPDAAGYPPLREAIVRHLALFRGIQCSADQVFITSGFQGALALAMRTLLRPGDPVWMEDPGYFRASGALRLGGATLVPAPVDRNGLRVDEAMRRAPHARMAYCTPSHHAPLGVALSLPRRLELLGWAEKQQAWIVEDDYDGEFRYHGPPLPALRSLDRAGRVLYVGSFSKTLFPGLRLGYLVAPASEAPRFAQACDLLSPAPSIQDQATTADFLSQGHFARHIKRMRALYAQRRAALAAALQAECGDRLRLDGQPVGLQVTVWLPDGEDDRAVAARLQAKGLAGQPLSAFCLEGGHPPALLLGFANVPAERAPALARRFREALDAR, encoded by the coding sequence ATGATTCCCTCCGCGTTCCAGTTCCCCTTGCTGCGCGAGCACGCGCCGCCGCTGCACCGGCAGCTTTACCTGCGCATCCGCGAAGCCATCCTGGCCGGCCAGCTGCCGCCGGGCGCCCGCCTGCCGGCCACGCGGGTGCTGGCCGCCGATCTGGGCGTCTCGCGCGGCACCGTCGACCAGGCTTACGGCCAACTGCTGGCGGAGGGCTTTCTGCTCAGCCGCGCCGCCGCCGGCACCGTGATCCATCCCGAACTGGCCTCCCGTCTTGGCAGCCCGCCGGTTCGCCACGACTCCGCGCCCGGTCCCCGGCAAATCCGGACGGGCGCGCCAGAAGCGGACCTGCCACCGCCCTTCCAGCTGGGCCTGCCCGCGCTGGACGCCTTCCCGCGCAAGCTGTGGGCGCGGCTGGCCGGCCGCCGCGCCAGGGCCTTGCCGTTGTCCGGGCTGAATTATCCCGATGCGGCCGGCTATCCGCCGCTGCGCGAGGCCATCGTCCGCCACCTGGCCTTGTTCCGCGGCATTCAGTGCTCCGCTGATCAGGTATTCATCACCAGCGGCTTCCAAGGCGCGCTGGCGCTGGCGATGCGAACCCTGCTGCGCCCTGGCGACCCGGTCTGGATGGAGGATCCGGGCTATTTCCGCGCCAGCGGCGCGCTGAGGCTGGGCGGCGCCACGCTGGTGCCGGCGCCGGTGGACCGGAACGGGCTGCGCGTGGACGAGGCGATGCGGCGCGCGCCTCACGCGCGGATGGCCTACTGCACGCCGTCGCACCACGCCCCGCTAGGCGTCGCCCTGTCGCTGCCGCGCCGGCTCGAGCTGCTGGGCTGGGCGGAAAAACAGCAGGCCTGGATCGTCGAGGACGACTACGACGGCGAATTCCGCTACCACGGCCCGCCGCTGCCCGCGCTGCGCAGCCTGGATCGCGCCGGACGGGTGCTTTACGTCGGCAGCTTCAGCAAAACCTTGTTTCCCGGACTGCGCCTGGGCTATCTGGTGGCGCCGGCCAGCGAAGCTCCCCGCTTCGCCCAGGCCTGCGATCTGCTCTCCCCCGCGCCGTCCATCCAGGACCAGGCGACGACGGCCGACTTCCTGAGCCAGGGCCACTTCGCCCGCCACATCAAGCGGATGCGCGCGCTCTACGCCCAGCGCCGCGCCGCGCTGGCCGCCGCCTTGCAGGCGGAATGCGGCGATCGGCTGCGGCTGGACGGCCAGCCGGTAGGCCTGCAAGTCACCGTCTGGCTGCCGGACGGCGAAGACGACCGCGCCGTCGCCGCGCGCCTGCAAGCCAAGGGATTGGCGGGCCAGCCGCTGTCCGCCTTCTGCCTGGAAGGCGGCCATCCTCCCGCGCTGCTGCTCGGCTTCGCCAATGTGCCGGCCGAGCGCGCGCCCGCGCTGGCGCGGCGGTTCAGGGAGGCGCTGGACGCGCGCTAG
- a CDS encoding isocitrate lyase/PEP mutase family protein: MDHHDAVSRARTFRRLHQDERPLLLPTVWDALSARVFEQAGFPALATSSAAVAWSLGYRDGGELPREALLAAVARISRVLQAPLSVDLEDGFGDTPAAVGETVAAVIRAGAVGVNLEDGRYDAEGRFSLRDADEMRARLQAARAAADALEVPIFINARSDLFLHGEGPAEARFDETLARARLYLDSGADGVFPIGLTDPALLARLCGAVPAPVNAAAMPGLPGLSELAALGVARVSTAIGPALVAMQALKQTAAALHDAGDLSALRTPLGYADAQALFAPRG; this comes from the coding sequence ATGGATCATCACGACGCCGTATCCCGCGCCCGGACCTTCCGCCGCCTGCATCAGGACGAGCGGCCGCTGCTGTTGCCGACTGTCTGGGACGCATTGAGCGCCCGGGTGTTCGAGCAGGCCGGATTTCCCGCCTTGGCCACCAGCAGCGCCGCGGTGGCGTGGTCGCTTGGCTACCGCGACGGCGGCGAACTGCCGCGCGAGGCGCTGCTGGCCGCCGTCGCCCGCATCTCCAGGGTGCTGCAGGCGCCGCTGAGCGTCGACCTTGAAGACGGTTTCGGCGATACGCCGGCCGCGGTGGGGGAAACCGTCGCCGCGGTGATCCGCGCCGGCGCGGTCGGCGTCAATCTGGAGGATGGCCGCTACGACGCCGAAGGGCGCTTCTCCTTGCGCGACGCGGACGAGATGCGCGCCCGCCTGCAAGCCGCCCGCGCCGCCGCCGACGCGCTGGAGGTGCCGATCTTCATCAATGCCCGCAGCGACCTGTTCCTGCACGGCGAAGGTCCGGCCGAGGCCCGCTTCGACGAGACGCTGGCGCGGGCCCGGCTATATCTGGACAGCGGCGCCGATGGCGTCTTTCCCATCGGCCTGACCGATCCCGCTTTGCTGGCGCGGCTGTGCGGGGCGGTGCCGGCGCCGGTCAATGCCGCCGCGATGCCGGGCCTGCCCGGCTTGTCGGAGCTGGCGGCGCTCGGCGTGGCGCGCGTCAGCACCGCCATCGGCCCGGCGCTGGTGGCGATGCAGGCATTGAAACAGACGGCAGCGGCGCTGCATGACGCGGGCGATTTGTCGGCGTTGAGAACGCCGCTGGGCTACGCCGACGCCCAGGCGCTGTTCGCGCCGCGCGGATGA